A stretch of DNA from Vicinamibacterales bacterium:
TCGCGGTGCGGCTCGCGCTCGGCGGTTCGAGCGGCCGCATCGCATGGGAGTTGCTCTCTGAATCACTGCTGGTCGCGCTGGTCGGCGGCGTGGCCGGCATCGCGCTCGCCTACGGCGGCATCCAGTTGCTGGTGTTCCTGGAACCTGCCCAGTTGCCGCGGCTCAACGAGATCACGCTGGATCCGATCGTGCTGATGTTCACGCTGGCCCTGTCGCTAGTGGCCGGCCTGCTGTTCGGCGCCATCCCGGTGCTCAAGTACGCGCGCCCGCAGCTGGCGGCGGCGCTGAAGGACAGTTCGCGCGGGTCCAGCGAGGGCCGCGAACGTCATCGCGCGCGCAACACGTTCGTCGTGGCGCAGGTGGCACTCGCCGCCATCCTGCTGGTGGCGTCCGGACTGATGGTCCGCACCTTCCTCGCCATTCGCGAGGTGCCGCCGGGATTCACGCAGCCGGAACAGGTCCTGACGATGCGGATCTCGATTCCCGAGGCGGTGGTCGAAGACGCCGGCCAGGTCGCGCGACTGCACGAGCAGATCGTGCACAACATCGAGGCGGTGCCGGGCGTGACCGCAGTCGGCACGACCTCGTCGCTGCCGCTCGACGGGAACAACAACAACGACCCGATCTGGGTCGAGGACTTCCCCGCTCCCGAGGGCCAGATCCCGACGCTGCGACGCCACAAGCACGTCGGCGAGGGCTATTTCGGCGCGATGGGGAATCACGTCGTCGCCGGCCGGGATCTCACCTGGCGCGATGCCCACACGATGGCGCCGGTCGCGCTCGTCAGCGACAATCTGGCGCGCGAGTACTGGAAGGATCCAGCCCGCGCCGTCGGCCGGCGCATCCGCCGCTCGCCGCAGACGCCGTGGGTTGAAATCGTCGGCGTCGTCGGCGACGATCGCCAGGACGGCGCCACGCAGCCTTCGCCGACCACGGTTTATTGGCCGATCCTGGCGGGCGGCTTCGATGGCCAGCCCTCCATCCAGCGATCGCTCGCGTACGCTATTCGCTCGTCGCGCCTGCAGTCGCCCGGCTTCCTGCCCGAAGTGCAGCGGGCGGTGTGGAGCGTGAATCCGAACCTGCCGCTCGCGCGCGTGCGCACCCTGGCGGAAATGTACGAGCGTTCGATGGCGCAGACCTCGTTCGTGCTCGTGATCCTGGGGATTGCCGCCTCGGTCACGCTGCTGCTCGGCATCGTCGGCATCTACGGCGTGATCGCCTACATCGTGTCGCAGCGGCGGCGTGAGATCGGCATCCGCATGGCGCTCGGCGCGCACCGCGGCACGGTGCAGCGGATGTTCATCGGCCGCGGCGTGTTGCTCGCCGCCATCGGCCTGGTCGTCGGCCTGGTGTCGGCGTCGCTGCTGATGCGCCTGCTGAGTTCGCTGCTGTTCGGCGTGAGCCCGTTCGACCCGCTCACCTACGCCGCGGTGGTCTCATCACTCGCCCTCGTGGCGCTGGTCGCCACCTGGCTGCCCGCACGCCAGGCGACGCGGGTGGACCCGATGTCCGCGCTCCGCGCGGATTGAGGGATGATTGAGGGATGATTGGGGTCAGGTCAAGAAAATCACAGTTTCGGATGATTGGGGACGGAGTATGACCTGTTCCTAATCATCCCTTAGTGTGATTTTCTTGACCTGACCCCAATCATCCATCTGTAACATGGCGGTGTGAAGCCGCTTCTGGCGTTCGCAGTGCTGCTGATCGCGTCCACCTCGGCGTGGTCGCAGAGCCAGAGCCACGGCCGGCTCTTCCCGCCCTCAGACCTCGGCCTGCTCGAAGCCCCTGACCGCGATCTCTGGCAGCGGCCCGATCAGATCATGGACGCCATGGGCATTGCCGACGCCTCGGTCGTCGCCGACATCGGCGCCGGCAGCGGCTGGTTCACCATCCGCCTCGCGCGGCGGGTCGGCCCACAGGGGTTGGTCTATGCCGAAGACGTACAGCCCGAGATGATCAACGCCATCACGCGGCGCGTGCTAAAAGAGGGCCTGACCAACGTGCGGGCAGTGCGCGGGCAGAACAACGACCCTCGCCTGCCGGCGGGTTCACTGGATGCCATTCTCGTGGTGGACGCGTATCACGAGATCGAAGACCGCGTCACGATGCTCGCGAACCTGGCGCGCGCGCTCAAGCCGCAGGGGCGTATCGGCGTGGTGGACTTCAAGCTCGATGGCACCGGCCCGGGGCCGTCCATTGAAGAACGGGTGAGCCCCGACGTCGTGGTGAAAGACGCGGCGAAGGCAGGGCTCCGGCTGGTTCACCAGGAGCCCTTTCTGCAGTATCAGTATTTCCTGATTTTCGGGAAGTAGCGCGGAGGGGTCAGACCCCTCGGCACTTCCCACTCGGGGTCAGACCCCATTTGGTCAGACGGCGCGGTGCGAGAGGAACTTCCAGGCGCTCGGCAGCACCAGGCCCGCGGCCACAATCTTGACCACGTCCACCAGCACGAACGGATAGAAGCCGGTGGCCAGGGCCGCGCTCATGCCGACGCCGTTCGCCAGCCACAGCACGCCGCCCGCGAAGATTACCGACAGGCCCACGGCCATGGCGGCAATCGACGAGAGGTAGCGGCGGTCCAGGCCGCGCTCGGCGAGCAGGCCGGTCACGAACGCCGCCAGCGGATACACCATCAGGAAGCCGCCGGTGGGGCCCAACAGCCTGGCAACACCTTGCGGCAGTTCGGGTGAGAACGCAAACACCGGCAGGCCGGCCAGCCCAAGCGTGAGATAAAGGATCTGGCTGAGGGCGCCCAGACGGGACCCGAGAGCCGCCGCGCCGATGAGCACGACCATCGGCTGGATCGTGAACGGCACGGGCGTGAACGGCAGCGGAAAGCTCAGCTGCGCCGCCGACGCCGTGAGCACCGCCACGAAGACGACCGACAGCGCTTGTACGCCGGTCCACACGTTGGCGGAGCCCGCGCGCATGCTGACCTGATCGAGAATCGTGGATGCGTGCGAGACGATGGGGCGTGATGTCATGACACGGAATTCTACTGGTATGCCTGCCGCGCTGACAATCGCGGGATCCGACTCAGGGGCTGGCGCCGGCATTCAGGCCGACCTCAAGACCTTTGCGGCACACGGCGTCTACGGCACGTGCGCGATTACGGCCCTGACGGCCCAAAACACCCTGGGCGTGACCGGCATCCACGTCGTGCCAGACGACTTCGTCACCGCCCAAATCGAGGCGGTGGCCGGCGACTTCGGCTGCCAGGCGGTGAAAACCGGCATGCTCGCCACCTCGCAAATCGTCGAGGCGGTGGCCGCGGCGGTCGAATCGTTCGACCTGCCGAACCTCGTGGTTGACCCGGTGATGGTCGCCAAGAGCGGCGACCACCTGCTCGACGACGAGGCGGTGCACGCCCTCCGCTGGACCCTCCTCCGCCTGGCGCGGGTGGTCACTCCGAACATCCCCGAGGCCGAGGTGCTGGCCAAGATGGAGGTGCGCACCGTGGACGACATGCGCGAGGCGGCCCGCCGCATCGCCACGTTCAAGCCGGGCGCGGTGGTGATCAAGGGCGGGCACCTCGCGGGACCCCAGGTGATCGACCTGCTCTTCGAGAACGGCGAATTCCACGAGTTCGTGGGCCCTCGCATCGAGGGCCGCAACACTCACGGCACCGGCTGCACCTTTGCCGCCGCCATCGCCGCGCACCTGGCCCTGGGCGGGGAGCTGAAGGACGCGGTGCGGGAGGCCAAGGCCTACGTGGCGGGCGCGATGAGTCCGGGGATTCCCCTGGGCCGCGGTCACCGGCCGCTCGACCATTTCTGGAAGCTATACTGAATGGCTGTCATGGCCGCGCCCACCGCAATCACGACGACGCCGCTCGATGCTGACGCCCTCGTGCGCGCGCTCGACGTCACCGGCATCGGCGCCGTGACGACGTTCATCGGGCTGGTTCGCGACCACAACCTGGGACGGCGCGTGCTGCACCTCGAGTACGAGGCCTACGAGCCGCTGGCGTTGCGCGGCCTGGACCTGATCGTGCAGGAAGCGGCGGAGCGATGGCCGTCGGCGCGGCTGGCCATCCACCACCGGATCGGGCGCCTGGAGATTGGCGAGGCCAGCGTGGCCATTGCCGCTGCCTCGCCGCACCGGGCCGACGCGTTTTCGGCGTCGCGGTATGCGATCGAGCGCATCAAGCAGATCGTGCCGATCTGGAAGCACGAGTACTTCGAGGGTGGCGACGTGTGGATTGAGGGCGCCACCGCCGACCCCGACAACGCGGAGGCGCGCGCGCGGGCGCTGAAGATCGCATGCGCGTGACCATCCGGCTGTTCGCGCGCTTGCGGGACATTGCCGGCGCCGGCGAGTTGTCGCGGGAAGCGCACCCCGGCGCCACGGTCGGCGCGGTGTGGGCGGCGCTGGTCACGGAGTATCCGGAACTGTCGCCGTATGAAAAGTCGATTTCGTGCGCGGTCAACGCCGACTATTCGCGCTTTGCCGCCACGGTGGCAGACGGCGACGAGATCGCGTTCCTGCCACCAGTCTCTGGCGGGTAGATTTGCGGCCGCCCATAAAGGGGGGCCCTACGAGAAATGCCCGTGTAGGGCACCCCTGTTAGGGGTGCCGGCGACCTCTGTAGGGCACTCCTTTTAGGGGTGCCGGCGACAAGGAGCAGTTGTTTTGTTCGAGAAGCTCGAAACCGTCGAAGGCAAGTACGAGGAGCTGATGGCGTCGCTCGGCACCACCGCGGTGCAAAGCGACCCCAACGAGTTCCGCAAGCAATCGAAAGCGCTGGCGGAGATCGAGGAGCTGGTCCAGAGTTACCGCGAGTACAGGGCGGTGACGCAGGAGATTGCCAATACCGAAGAGATGATCAAGGGCGGCGATCCCGAGATGCGCGATCTCGCCCTTGAGGAGCTCAACGACCTCAACAGCCGGAAGGAACGCCTCTCCGACCAGATCAAGATCCTGCTCGTGCCCAAGGATCCCAATGACGACCGCAACGTCATGGTGGAAATCCGCGCCGGCACCGGCGGCGAGGAGGCCGCGCTGTTTGCGGGCGAGCTGTATCGCGCCTACACCCGCTACGCGGAGCGGCAGCGCTGGAAGATCGAGCTGATGTCGCTCAGCGAGGCCGACAAGGGCGGCGTCAAGGACGTGGTCGTCAGCATCGAGGGCAAGGGCGCCTACAGCAAGCTGAAGTACGAAAGCGGCGTGCACCGTGTGCAGCGCGTGCCGGCCACCGAGGCCAGCGGCCGCATCCACACCTCGGCGGCGACCGTCGCGGTGCTGCCGGAAGCCGACGAAGTGGACATCCAGATCCACGAGAAGGATTTGCGCATCGACACCTTCTGCTCGAGCGGCCCCGGCGGCCAGAGCGTGAACACCACCTACTCCGCCGTGCGCATCACCCACATTCCCACTGGCACGGTCGTGTCGCAGCAGGACGAGAAGTCGCAGGTC
This window harbors:
- the prfA gene encoding peptide chain release factor 1, which gives rise to MFEKLETVEGKYEELMASLGTTAVQSDPNEFRKQSKALAEIEELVQSYREYRAVTQEIANTEEMIKGGDPEMRDLALEELNDLNSRKERLSDQIKILLVPKDPNDDRNVMVEIRAGTGGEEAALFAGELYRAYTRYAERQRWKIELMSLSEADKGGVKDVVVSIEGKGAYSKLKYESGVHRVQRVPATEASGRIHTSAATVAVLPEADEVDIQIHEKDLRIDTFCSSGPGGQSVNTTYSAVRITHIPTGTVVSQQDEKSQVKNRAKAMKVLRNRLYEAEMQKQHDAIAKDRKSQVGTGDRSEKVRTYNFPQSRVTDHRINYTTHQLQGVMDGNLDELIDALSTYYTAEKLREVTQSGQ
- a CDS encoding molybdenum cofactor biosynthesis protein MoaE, which codes for MAAPTAITTTPLDADALVRALDVTGIGAVTTFIGLVRDHNLGRRVLHLEYEAYEPLALRGLDLIVQEAAERWPSARLAIHHRIGRLEIGEASVAIAAASPHRADAFSASRYAIERIKQIVPIWKHEYFEGGDVWIEGATADPDNAEARARALKIACA
- the thiD gene encoding bifunctional hydroxymethylpyrimidine kinase/phosphomethylpyrimidine kinase; translated protein: MPAALTIAGSDSGAGAGIQADLKTFAAHGVYGTCAITALTAQNTLGVTGIHVVPDDFVTAQIEAVAGDFGCQAVKTGMLATSQIVEAVAAAVESFDLPNLVVDPVMVAKSGDHLLDDEAVHALRWTLLRLARVVTPNIPEAEVLAKMEVRTVDDMREAARRIATFKPGAVVIKGGHLAGPQVIDLLFENGEFHEFVGPRIEGRNTHGTGCTFAAAIAAHLALGGELKDAVREAKAYVAGAMSPGIPLGRGHRPLDHFWKLY
- a CDS encoding MoaD/ThiS family protein gives rise to the protein MRVTIRLFARLRDIAGAGELSREAHPGATVGAVWAALVTEYPELSPYEKSISCAVNADYSRFAATVADGDEIAFLPPVSGG
- a CDS encoding biotin transporter BioY, giving the protein MTSRPIVSHASTILDQVSMRAGSANVWTGVQALSVVFVAVLTASAAQLSFPLPFTPVPFTIQPMVVLIGAAALGSRLGALSQILYLTLGLAGLPVFAFSPELPQGVARLLGPTGGFLMVYPLAAFVTGLLAERGLDRRYLSSIAAMAVGLSVIFAGGVLWLANGVGMSAALATGFYPFVLVDVVKIVAAGLVLPSAWKFLSHRAV
- a CDS encoding class I SAM-dependent methyltransferase; the protein is MKPLLAFAVLLIASTSAWSQSQSHGRLFPPSDLGLLEAPDRDLWQRPDQIMDAMGIADASVVADIGAGSGWFTIRLARRVGPQGLVYAEDVQPEMINAITRRVLKEGLTNVRAVRGQNNDPRLPAGSLDAILVVDAYHEIEDRVTMLANLARALKPQGRIGVVDFKLDGTGPGPSIEERVSPDVVVKDAAKAGLRLVHQEPFLQYQYFLIFGK
- a CDS encoding ABC transporter permease gives rise to the protein MRLALRRLFKSPAFALTAVVTVGVAIGANALIFSVVNGIILKPLPYSQPAALVGVWHVAPGVMAGPLNQSAATYFMYRDSAQVFQDIGLWTNGSATVTGRGEPEQVQTLNVTDGTLGVLGVRPALGRGFTREDDLPTGPDVVMLSHRYWQRVFSSSPSAVGQTLMVNGKASEVIGVLPEGFRFLDQDPSIFVTFQFNRAEIHAAGFSYQGIARLKPGISIAQANADVERLLPTLTERFPLPPGMTKKMFDEARLGSLVRPLAVDVVGDIGTMLWLMLGTVALVLVVACANVANLFLVRAEGRQQELAVRLALGGSSGRIAWELLSESLLVALVGGVAGIALAYGGIQLLVFLEPAQLPRLNEITLDPIVLMFTLALSLVAGLLFGAIPVLKYARPQLAAALKDSSRGSSEGRERHRARNTFVVAQVALAAILLVASGLMVRTFLAIREVPPGFTQPEQVLTMRISIPEAVVEDAGQVARLHEQIVHNIEAVPGVTAVGTTSSLPLDGNNNNDPIWVEDFPAPEGQIPTLRRHKHVGEGYFGAMGNHVVAGRDLTWRDAHTMAPVALVSDNLAREYWKDPARAVGRRIRRSPQTPWVEIVGVVGDDRQDGATQPSPTTVYWPILAGGFDGQPSIQRSLAYAIRSSRLQSPGFLPEVQRAVWSVNPNLPLARVRTLAEMYERSMAQTSFVLVILGIAASVTLLLGIVGIYGVIAYIVSQRRREIGIRMALGAHRGTVQRMFIGRGVLLAAIGLVVGLVSASLLMRLLSSLLFGVSPFDPLTYAAVVSSLALVALVATWLPARQATRVDPMSALRAD